In Leptospira saintgironsiae, one genomic interval encodes:
- a CDS encoding SIMPL domain-containing protein, which yields MKKILFGCILLFASFGSTFAEQEKVLIVSGFSKVAVPAELIEIRIGVETESKTAEEAHEKTSSKTDSLVKYLKKQSLHSLQTEAIRLQTIYEYPKSGARQIKGYVASNTVLIRAKVESAGKLIDESIQNGANQIIGIRLQATDANLEKASQEALQLAAKDARKKADIILSALGLKFKDFVEIRADFQEISEPLPIMDGFQTMSAKSATPIEAGNLFREAKILLKVSY from the coding sequence ATGAAAAAAATATTATTCGGGTGCATATTATTATTCGCTAGCTTCGGTTCCACATTTGCAGAACAAGAAAAAGTTCTGATTGTTAGCGGATTCTCCAAAGTTGCAGTTCCTGCAGAACTTATAGAAATTCGTATCGGAGTAGAAACAGAATCCAAAACAGCAGAAGAAGCTCATGAGAAAACTTCCTCAAAGACTGATTCTCTTGTAAAATATCTCAAAAAGCAGTCTTTACATTCGTTACAAACAGAAGCAATTCGTCTGCAAACAATATACGAATATCCTAAATCTGGAGCGAGACAGATCAAAGGTTATGTAGCGTCTAATACAGTTTTAATAAGAGCTAAAGTAGAGTCTGCAGGCAAACTAATTGATGAGTCCATACAAAATGGAGCAAATCAAATCATTGGGATCCGATTGCAGGCAACGGATGCAAATTTGGAGAAGGCTTCTCAAGAAGCTTTGCAGTTAGCAGCAAAGGATGCTCGCAAAAAAGCTGATATAATTCTCTCAGCACTCGGTTTAAAATTTAAGGATTTTGTTGAGATAAGAGCAGACTTCCAAGAAATTTCCGAACCACTCCCTATCATGGATGGTTTTCAAACTATGAGCGCAAAATCTGCGACTCCAATCGAAGCTGGAAATTTATTTCGTGAAGCGAAGATCTTATTGAAGGTTTCTTATTAA
- a CDS encoding M48 family metallopeptidase, with the protein MLRNRLLFFVILLASGAAISFLAVKSKANVEMPATLSPAFQLLGKPIKTLDRSLTKLMPISDLDEKKLGDSVALRYESYADEKDPDLIYLRSLVSNLTIGKEKRFEYRIFIMDSSVPNAYAMPGGILFVTKGLLSMVNSEAELVAVIGHEIGHVELSHCMDMVRGELLAKKIGASTLGELADLTASLLLKSAFGKNQEDEADSYGYDLLLREYYDPFAMGRTFLKLQEASGGKENASSPIQEYFMTHPYLSHRSEKFTEKAKREEEGKYYVGKKNLKKRVSRYQDELDKEFVKY; encoded by the coding sequence ATGCTCCGTAATCGATTATTATTCTTTGTTATACTTTTAGCATCAGGAGCAGCCATCTCATTTTTGGCAGTAAAGAGTAAGGCGAATGTAGAAATGCCTGCCACTCTTTCTCCTGCATTTCAGTTATTGGGAAAACCGATCAAAACCTTGGATCGTTCTCTCACAAAGCTAATGCCTATTAGCGATTTGGATGAGAAGAAGCTGGGAGATTCAGTTGCATTACGTTACGAGTCCTATGCAGATGAAAAAGATCCAGATCTGATCTATTTAAGAAGTTTAGTTTCAAATCTTACAATTGGGAAAGAGAAAAGGTTCGAATATAGGATTTTTATAATGGATTCTTCCGTTCCAAATGCTTATGCAATGCCAGGAGGCATCTTATTTGTAACAAAGGGACTTCTCTCTATGGTAAACTCAGAGGCAGAATTAGTAGCTGTAATAGGGCATGAAATTGGTCACGTAGAACTTTCTCACTGCATGGATATGGTAAGAGGAGAATTATTAGCGAAGAAGATCGGTGCCTCTACTTTAGGAGAGCTTGCAGACCTGACTGCATCTTTACTCTTAAAATCTGCTTTCGGAAAAAATCAAGAAGATGAAGCGGATTCTTACGGTTACGATCTACTGCTCAGGGAATATTACGACCCATTTGCAATGGGAAGAACCTTTCTAAAACTTCAGGAAGCAAGCGGTGGAAAGGAAAATGCCTCTTCTCCCATCCAAGAATATTTTATGACACATCCTTATCTTTCTCACCGTTCCGAAAAATTTACGGAAAAAGCAAAACGAGAAGAAGAAGGAAAATATTATGTAGGGAAGAAGAACTTAAAAAAACGAGTCAGCCGTTACCAAGACGAACTCGATAAAGAATTCGTAAAATACTGA
- the flgK gene encoding flagellar hook-associated protein FlgK, translating to MGSTFSGLEIGKRGLAAHQQALQTTGHNISNADNKHYSRQRVVLQATDPLYEPSLNRAHLPGQIGQGVEIGSIERVRDNFIDDRIIETSGVKDYWAAKNEYLYQAENIFNEPNGTTLRTLMDKFWSSWEELANYPEDNAHRSVVLEKAQGLGSRIEDVYRKLSQLRDQSNREIEAHALHLNTIGENIRTLNERIAKSEALGDRPNDLYDKRDALLQELSGLTDITIGRSDEDELMVFIGQQILVQGGKLNKVDILGNPSKDGLLDLYWKVTGDPVLLRKGRLQGLIEVRDKILGEKIDQVDALAINVMDVINEIHKDGFGLNGNTNQNFFDIRSLALNTFGEYDSDGDGQNDISAIFRVTGKNTLDPDRPVGISGTMTFLKPDEKETQVLIPYSANDTLNGIIKRINASKVGVVAYMNHDNQLAFKATVAEDSPKKNFILRHIEDSGELLVGLTGMLMASGPSGAYDYKRLGEITKLQSKPEDITLTPHFHPSSHFKVNEHIANNVANIAAARGKDVGGTGDYNSPGGHKDGRNALLVASSLRNNPVMVDYSKTTDDFYNSLISKLATEARESKQEFGIQSDLMTELENMRQSVMGVSLDEEMANMVQFQHSYNASAKMINTMNEILDTIINRLGA from the coding sequence ATGGGATCCACATTCTCCGGATTAGAAATTGGTAAAAGAGGTCTTGCGGCTCATCAGCAGGCCTTACAAACTACCGGCCATAATATTTCAAACGCGGATAATAAACATTATTCTCGCCAAAGAGTTGTTTTACAAGCGACTGACCCTCTGTACGAACCTTCTTTGAATCGCGCTCATCTTCCTGGCCAGATCGGTCAAGGTGTTGAAATCGGTTCCATCGAACGTGTTAGAGATAATTTTATCGATGATCGAATTATTGAAACTTCTGGTGTAAAAGATTATTGGGCAGCAAAGAATGAATATCTCTACCAAGCAGAGAATATTTTCAACGAGCCTAACGGTACTACTCTTAGAACTTTAATGGATAAATTCTGGTCTTCTTGGGAAGAACTCGCAAATTATCCTGAAGATAACGCACATCGCTCCGTAGTTTTAGAAAAAGCACAAGGCCTCGGAAGTAGAATTGAAGATGTGTATCGTAAACTTTCTCAATTGAGGGATCAATCGAACCGTGAGATCGAAGCTCATGCACTTCATCTGAATACGATCGGGGAGAATATCCGTACTTTAAACGAAAGGATTGCTAAGTCGGAAGCTTTAGGCGATAGACCGAACGATCTTTACGACAAAAGAGATGCTCTTCTCCAAGAACTTTCTGGCTTAACTGATATCACAATTGGTAGAAGTGATGAAGACGAGCTGATGGTATTTATTGGCCAGCAGATCCTTGTCCAAGGTGGCAAGCTCAATAAAGTCGATATATTAGGAAATCCTTCTAAAGATGGTTTATTAGATCTTTATTGGAAGGTTACTGGAGATCCCGTCCTTCTCCGAAAAGGAAGATTACAGGGTTTGATCGAAGTTAGAGATAAGATCCTGGGTGAGAAAATCGATCAAGTGGATGCTCTTGCGATCAACGTTATGGACGTGATCAACGAGATCCATAAAGACGGTTTTGGTTTGAATGGAAATACGAATCAGAACTTCTTCGATATTCGTTCTTTGGCTTTGAATACTTTCGGTGAATATGATTCAGACGGCGATGGCCAGAATGATATTTCTGCGATCTTTAGAGTAACAGGTAAGAATACTTTGGATCCGGATCGTCCTGTAGGGATCAGCGGAACCATGACATTCTTAAAACCTGACGAAAAAGAAACTCAGGTTTTAATTCCTTATTCTGCAAATGATACTCTGAACGGTATTATTAAACGTATAAATGCTTCTAAGGTTGGTGTTGTGGCTTATATGAACCATGATAACCAATTAGCATTCAAAGCGACTGTTGCAGAAGATTCTCCTAAGAAAAACTTCATTCTTAGACATATTGAAGATTCTGGAGAATTATTAGTTGGTTTGACTGGAATGCTGATGGCTTCCGGACCTTCTGGTGCTTATGATTATAAACGTTTGGGAGAAATTACCAAACTTCAATCTAAGCCGGAAGACATTACTTTAACTCCACATTTTCATCCTTCTTCTCATTTTAAAGTGAATGAGCATATTGCGAATAACGTAGCAAATATCGCGGCAGCAAGAGGAAAGGACGTTGGTGGAACAGGAGATTATAATTCTCCTGGGGGTCATAAGGACGGTAGGAATGCTCTTTTAGTAGCTTCTTCCCTTAGAAATAATCCTGTGATGGTGGATTATTCCAAAACCACAGATGATTTTTATAATAGTCTGATCTCTAAACTTGCAACAGAAGCAAGAGAATCAAAACAAGAATTTGGGATCCAATCAGATCTTATGACCGAACTCGAAAATATGAGACAGTCGGTGATGGGTGTAAGTTTGGACGAGGAAATGGCCAATATGGTCCAGTTCCAGCACTCGTACAATGCGTCTGCGAAGATGATCAACACTATGAATGAAATTCTAGATACGATCATCAATCGTTTGGGCGCATAA
- a CDS encoding SHOCT domain-containing protein — protein MRKLSRRNWEKLAACLKKPIRAKKKNLNLLSFFLTLLFTISCLSSQRKGMASSSDSIVLYYLKKTSETPIFLQAETWLPIASGVLTGAGPDQLDKAEFISRWEKLFKFTGISNSGVFNSEPVRLFTEEESSRLGELLYRAETEIPDGLPQAYQVIIKREDPIRPGLRIRRTIFYIRNSPEGIVLEFSEVGQVLDFQTTYSFQDWTLVPIIKPGPSSDNSIYLPEIRPEGLDYLVLLNEGEEVKNRILVKNGFWTANPSKKNVGTPTKKIPKTIEDRLRTLQDLLDKGLISRQEYEKKKAEILKEL, from the coding sequence GTGCGAAAATTAAGCCGGAGGAATTGGGAAAAATTGGCAGCATGCTTAAAAAAACCGATTCGGGCAAAAAAGAAAAATCTTAATCTTCTAAGTTTCTTTCTTACCCTTCTATTTACGATTTCCTGTTTGTCTTCCCAAAGAAAGGGAATGGCTTCCTCTTCGGATTCAATCGTATTATATTATCTTAAAAAAACCTCAGAGACTCCAATTTTCTTACAGGCTGAGACTTGGTTGCCTATCGCTTCCGGAGTTTTGACTGGAGCAGGGCCGGACCAATTGGATAAGGCAGAGTTCATTTCCAGATGGGAAAAACTTTTTAAATTCACTGGAATTTCGAATTCAGGAGTTTTTAATTCGGAACCAGTCCGACTATTTACTGAAGAAGAATCTTCCCGCCTGGGAGAATTATTATACAGAGCAGAGACGGAAATTCCAGACGGACTTCCACAAGCTTACCAAGTAATTATTAAAAGAGAAGATCCTATCCGTCCTGGGCTCAGGATCAGAAGGACTATTTTTTATATTAGAAATAGCCCGGAAGGAATCGTATTAGAATTTTCTGAAGTAGGACAGGTGCTTGATTTTCAAACTACTTACTCTTTTCAGGACTGGACATTAGTTCCTATCATTAAGCCAGGACCTTCTTCCGATAATTCTATTTATCTTCCTGAGATCAGACCGGAAGGGCTAGACTATCTTGTTTTACTAAATGAAGGAGAAGAGGTTAAAAATCGTATTCTAGTAAAGAATGGCTTTTGGACTGCGAACCCTTCTAAGAAGAACGTAGGAACTCCTACCAAAAAAATCCCTAAAACTATAGAAGATCGCCTGAGGACTTTACAGGATCTTTTGGATAAGGGATTGATCTCTAGACAGGAATACGAGAAGAAGAAGGCAGAAATTTTAAAAGAGCTATAG
- the fliW gene encoding flagellar assembly protein FliW, with product MIEIQSKPFGKIKVSERQLIKFPEGLLGFGGYKSFALIEEDEESVFKWLQSIDEVDLAFVVIPPSLFKKEYKPILSQEELSQIGLQDVSEALTLVIVTIPNDDPASMTANLQGPILINKTDLTGRQFVSRNEIHSVRERILESATVEMS from the coding sequence ATGATTGAGATCCAAAGCAAACCTTTCGGAAAAATAAAAGTTTCGGAGCGACAACTTATCAAATTTCCGGAAGGACTTCTAGGTTTCGGGGGATACAAAAGTTTCGCCCTAATCGAAGAAGACGAAGAGTCAGTATTCAAATGGTTGCAGTCCATCGACGAAGTGGACCTTGCTTTTGTTGTAATTCCACCTTCTTTATTTAAAAAAGAATATAAACCCATTTTGAGCCAGGAAGAACTTTCTCAAATCGGGTTGCAGGATGTTTCGGAAGCTTTGACCTTAGTCATTGTGACGATTCCGAATGACGATCCGGCTTCTATGACCGCAAATCTACAAGGCCCTATTTTAATTAATAAGACTGATTTGACAGGTCGCCAATTCGTATCACGTAACGAGATCCATTCTGTACGTGAAAGAATTTTGGAAAGCGCCACTGTGGAGATGTCCTAA
- a CDS encoding flagellar hook-associated protein 3 produces MRITNMMQNNSLVRTLNRHQLSLDETQNQLGTGQRIRTPSDDPGRATNQMFFRSRMNELDTFQANIDDGFGRLQQIDGELDRIGNLFQRARVLAVQASNGIYQGDKGFELEVAVGKEIDELLRALVDIANTRDATGRPLFGGHVIERPPFEPIESKIKGLQGLELKNQYIGVEYRGDIGEQIREIEKGEYIPVTIPGNKVFWGTNMSVTSRVDNSGYVAVSDQKFKIDGVEVQVSAGDTIDDIIDKINNSPIEAKANKLAQDNISLSSTAPHQIWLEDVDGGTVLRDIGLIDSGNSEPPNNYSKSATVTGLSVFDVLIQFRNDLIQKDQERISGRDIQDLDLALENVLRYRSIVGARMNRMEEHSQRVSFDKSYMTELLAKNEGIDFPETIMNLKWLETIHQYALNVGSKVIKSTLMDFLR; encoded by the coding sequence ATGCGGATCACTAACATGATGCAAAATAACAGTCTGGTGAGGACTTTGAATCGTCACCAGTTGTCTTTGGACGAAACCCAAAACCAATTGGGGACAGGACAAAGAATTAGGACTCCTTCCGATGATCCTGGCAGGGCGACCAACCAAATGTTCTTCCGATCTAGAATGAACGAGTTGGATACTTTCCAAGCAAACATTGACGATGGCTTTGGAAGATTACAACAGATCGATGGCGAATTAGACAGAATAGGTAACTTATTCCAAAGAGCGAGAGTTCTTGCGGTCCAAGCTTCTAACGGTATTTATCAAGGTGATAAAGGTTTCGAATTAGAAGTCGCTGTTGGTAAAGAGATAGATGAATTACTTAGAGCGTTAGTCGATATAGCAAACACTAGAGATGCCACTGGAAGACCTCTCTTTGGCGGACATGTGATCGAAAGACCTCCTTTTGAACCGATTGAATCCAAAATTAAAGGACTCCAAGGATTGGAATTAAAGAACCAATACATCGGAGTAGAATACAGAGGAGATATCGGAGAGCAGATCAGAGAGATCGAAAAGGGAGAATATATCCCAGTTACTATTCCTGGAAACAAAGTGTTCTGGGGAACGAACATGAGTGTTACCAGCCGTGTGGATAACTCAGGTTACGTTGCAGTCTCTGATCAAAAGTTTAAGATAGATGGAGTAGAAGTTCAGGTTTCTGCTGGCGATACCATCGATGATATCATAGATAAGATCAATAACTCTCCGATCGAGGCTAAGGCGAATAAACTCGCTCAAGATAATATCAGTCTTAGCTCCACCGCACCTCACCAGATCTGGTTAGAGGATGTGGATGGCGGAACTGTTCTGAGAGATATCGGTTTGATCGATTCTGGCAATTCTGAACCTCCTAATAATTACAGTAAATCTGCAACTGTTACTGGACTTTCAGTATTCGATGTATTGATCCAATTCAGGAACGATTTGATCCAGAAAGACCAAGAAAGAATTTCAGGTCGTGATATCCAAGACTTGGATCTTGCATTAGAAAATGTTCTTCGTTATAGATCCATTGTTGGTGCAAGGATGAATCGTATGGAGGAACATTCTCAAAGAGTTTCCTTCGATAAATCCTATATGACCGAGTTACTTGCTAAAAACGAAGGGATCGATTTCCCAGAAACTATCATGAACTTGAAGTGGCTGGAAACAATCCATCAATATGCACTTAACGTAGGCTCCAAGGTAATCAAATCTACTTTAATGGACTTTCTAAGATAA
- a CDS encoding M23 family metallopeptidase encodes MRIFSKNIFLFVSLILFSSSLHFAKETIKKKKEEPKKVSVVPKLNHIALNSKPEKKKEEKKPKTVVSEQKTSKRLKGEIVEKKEELFSFSLAGRKFAQGELLFLRIKPLPKILDKLGNFTISWEGQEIPFNQREGYILTFLPISPEFSKPYGVLELTEKHLFTKNDSKKYEIPIQKTYFATSKVSHLTMDKQYTTDELSEETKTFIKECSEAKAKAFQSKSDLQIETDFEYPVHNPILNSPFYKRRIYNKEKGRPHGGSDFKGGIGDPIYAINDGTVILARSMYYEGNFTVIDHGLEIYSLYMHQSEILVKPGDKVKKGDLIGKIGTTGMSTGPHLHLGLRVLGTMIDPLSVVQTDLIEVRKKTSKK; translated from the coding sequence ATGCGTATCTTTTCTAAAAATATCTTTCTATTTGTATCTCTAATTCTCTTTTCTAGCTCTTTACATTTTGCAAAAGAGACTATTAAAAAGAAAAAAGAAGAACCTAAAAAAGTTTCAGTTGTTCCAAAGCTGAACCACATTGCTCTAAATTCTAAACCAGAAAAGAAGAAGGAGGAGAAAAAACCTAAGACTGTTGTCTCGGAACAAAAAACATCTAAAAGATTAAAAGGTGAGATAGTAGAAAAAAAGGAAGAACTGTTTTCATTCTCTCTTGCTGGTAGAAAGTTCGCACAAGGTGAACTTCTATTTTTAAGAATAAAACCTTTGCCTAAAATTTTAGATAAGCTCGGAAATTTTACAATCAGCTGGGAAGGGCAAGAGATCCCATTCAATCAAAGAGAAGGTTATATACTCACCTTTCTTCCTATCTCTCCTGAATTTTCAAAACCATACGGAGTTTTGGAATTAACCGAAAAACATCTCTTCACTAAAAACGATTCCAAGAAGTACGAGATCCCGATCCAAAAAACTTACTTTGCGACTTCTAAAGTTTCTCATCTTACAATGGATAAACAGTATACGACTGACGAACTTTCAGAAGAAACAAAAACATTCATCAAAGAATGTTCCGAAGCAAAAGCAAAGGCATTTCAATCTAAGTCGGATCTTCAGATAGAAACGGATTTCGAATACCCGGTTCACAATCCAATCTTAAACAGCCCTTTTTATAAACGTAGGATCTATAATAAAGAGAAGGGTCGTCCTCATGGTGGCTCTGATTTCAAAGGTGGTATTGGAGATCCAATTTACGCAATCAATGATGGCACCGTGATCTTAGCAAGATCTATGTACTACGAAGGAAACTTCACAGTGATAGATCATGGGTTGGAAATTTATTCCTTATATATGCACCAATCTGAAATTTTAGTAAAGCCAGGTGATAAAGTGAAGAAGGGAGATTTGATCGGCAAGATAGGAACTACCGGTATGTCAACAGGTCCCCATTTGCATTTGGGACTTAGAGTTTTAGGAACAATGATCGATCCACTTTCAGTTGTTCAAACAGATCTAATAGAAGTTAGAAAGAAAACTTCCAAAAAATAA
- a CDS encoding glycoside hydrolase family 25 protein: protein MKAIQKITLLLSILVVAVSSLYTAFDKGIIWFVYPSESKYPIRGIDVSNHQGDINWKKVSENKINFAYIKATEGGDWKDKAFLRNWKEANQLGIRVGAYHFFTLCRSGKEQAANFISLVPKDPESLPPVADLEFVGNCKERPPIQDVKKEIQDFLIALENHYGKKPILYLTYEFIDQYLEDDFSEYPVWIRDIFGHPSSSFKRNWIIWQYHSRARLEGIEGPVDLNVLRGTEETLKNL from the coding sequence ATGAAAGCCATTCAAAAAATAACTCTCCTTCTTTCAATACTCGTCGTAGCTGTGAGCAGTTTATATACCGCTTTCGATAAAGGAATCATCTGGTTTGTATATCCATCTGAATCTAAATATCCGATCCGAGGGATTGATGTTTCTAATCATCAAGGAGATATTAATTGGAAGAAGGTCTCAGAAAACAAAATCAACTTCGCGTATATTAAGGCTACTGAAGGTGGAGATTGGAAAGATAAAGCCTTCTTACGAAATTGGAAAGAAGCAAATCAGTTAGGGATCAGAGTCGGAGCCTATCATTTTTTCACATTATGCCGTTCTGGAAAAGAACAAGCTGCTAATTTTATTTCATTAGTTCCCAAAGATCCTGAGTCATTACCTCCCGTTGCCGATCTAGAGTTTGTTGGAAACTGCAAAGAAAGACCTCCCATACAGGACGTGAAAAAAGAAATCCAAGATTTTTTAATCGCATTAGAAAATCATTATGGTAAAAAGCCGATCTTATATCTTACCTACGAATTTATAGATCAATATTTAGAAGACGATTTTTCGGAATATCCAGTTTGGATCCGGGATATATTCGGACATCCATCCTCTTCTTTCAAAAGGAATTGGATCATATGGCAATATCATAGCAGAGCAAGATTGGAAGGGATAGAAGGTCCGGTAGATCTGAATGTTTTGAGAGGTACTGAGGAGACTTTAAAGAATTTATAG
- a CDS encoding flagellar protein FlgN, with product MILNKEEWLDRVSSLFEEEIRLYSEILELEKEKTESITKADGRSLETISKKTYELIVHASELERVRMSAIHDVYTSGNLGIPKEGELTLTDFLNKIDRESEHKLKQLGTRLKDTVHRLKDKIKANDKLIRTRQEFLKATIDAMRTNANSGEVAVYEDENPSTVRNKKKRSSVLVNASA from the coding sequence ATGATATTAAATAAAGAGGAATGGTTGGATCGGGTGTCTTCTCTTTTCGAGGAAGAAATCCGACTGTACTCCGAAATCCTGGAGTTAGAGAAAGAAAAGACTGAATCGATCACGAAAGCGGACGGAAGATCTTTGGAAACGATTTCTAAAAAGACTTATGAATTGATCGTTCACGCAAGCGAACTGGAAAGAGTTCGTATGTCCGCTATTCATGATGTTTATACATCAGGTAATTTAGGAATTCCTAAAGAAGGCGAACTTACTCTTACTGATTTTTTAAATAAGATAGACCGTGAATCCGAGCACAAGTTGAAACAACTCGGAACAAGATTGAAGGATACGGTTCATAGGCTTAAAGATAAGATCAAAGCCAATGATAAATTGATCCGAACCAGACAGGAATTTTTGAAGGCCACCATCGACGCGATGCGAACAAACGCAAATAGCGGAGAAGTCGCAGTTTACGAGGATGAAAATCCAAGCACTGTTAGGAACAAAAAGAAACGTTCCTCGGTGCTCGTAAACGCTTCCGCGTAA
- a CDS encoding acyl-CoA thioesterase translates to MANKIYTVNKIIRMQHCDPGGVVFTPQYFNLFVEAIEDWFREGIGFGFSQMVSRDHQGIPAMKIVAKFYKPSKLGDILEFRVKVKRLRRQNILIHVEALCEQERRCSGDFLHGFASLKSLSLTDWPQDIYRKLEEYL, encoded by the coding sequence ATGGCGAATAAAATTTACACCGTAAACAAGATCATTCGGATGCAACATTGTGATCCGGGAGGAGTCGTTTTCACACCTCAATACTTTAACTTATTTGTAGAAGCGATAGAAGATTGGTTTAGAGAAGGAATCGGATTCGGATTTTCTCAAATGGTGAGTAGAGATCATCAAGGTATTCCTGCTATGAAGATCGTAGCGAAATTTTATAAGCCCTCTAAGTTAGGAGATATATTAGAATTTCGAGTAAAAGTAAAACGTCTTAGGCGCCAGAATATCTTGATCCATGTGGAAGCTCTGTGTGAACAAGAAAGGAGATGCTCCGGAGATTTTTTACACGGATTTGCATCTCTTAAAAGTTTAAGCTTAACCGATTGGCCTCAAGACATTTATCGTAAATTAGAAGAATATCTATAA
- the csrA gene encoding carbon storage regulator CsrA, whose translation MLVLARRTNESIIIGDDIEIVIVDIKGDQVKIGVKAPKEVSVHRAEVYREIQAENKKAAGAKIKPEELGKIGSMLKKTDSGKKEKS comes from the coding sequence GTGCTCGTACTAGCTAGGCGTACTAATGAATCCATTATCATAGGTGACGATATTGAGATCGTTATCGTGGATATCAAAGGGGATCAAGTAAAGATCGGAGTCAAGGCTCCTAAAGAAGTTTCCGTTCACAGAGCGGAAGTGTATCGTGAAATCCAGGCTGAGAACAAGAAGGCCGCCGGTGCGAAAATTAAGCCGGAGGAATTGGGAAAAATTGGCAGCATGCTTAAAAAAACCGATTCGGGCAAAAAAGAAAAATCTTAA
- a CDS encoding alpha/beta fold hydrolase codes for MPADLKEELQTFPFPTDFPEVRSKYIHANGQKFFVLESGPKDGKPLLLLHGFPEFSYAWKNQIGYFAKLGYLVIAPDQRGYARSSKPKSISDYGLDILSEDIISILDVYGISKTDIIAHDWGGAVTYWTLSKFPERFRKACILNVPHPTIMKRKILSDKSQRKKSMYILFFRIPWLPEFLLSRLNFRKLERSLTKTSMKGAFSPEEISLYKEVWAIPGCIKSMLHWYRAAVKNPPKLIRSRKIKVPTRIFWGEKDRFLAKEMAEETLELFLDVSVRFFSKGTHWIHHEIPQILNPELESFLLEE; via the coding sequence ATGCCCGCCGATCTAAAAGAAGAACTGCAAACTTTTCCTTTCCCCACTGATTTTCCAGAAGTACGTTCCAAATATATACATGCTAACGGACAAAAGTTTTTTGTATTAGAGTCAGGCCCTAAAGACGGAAAACCATTATTATTATTACATGGGTTTCCGGAATTCTCTTATGCCTGGAAAAACCAAATCGGTTATTTTGCAAAGCTTGGATATTTAGTGATCGCTCCAGATCAACGAGGATATGCAAGAAGTTCTAAACCTAAATCTATCTCCGATTATGGATTAGATATTTTATCCGAAGATATTATTTCAATTCTAGATGTTTATGGAATTTCCAAAACGGATATTATAGCTCATGATTGGGGAGGAGCAGTAACATATTGGACTCTCTCCAAGTTTCCAGAAAGATTTAGAAAAGCATGCATTTTGAATGTCCCTCATCCAACGATCATGAAAAGAAAAATTCTTTCTGATAAGTCTCAAAGAAAGAAGAGTATGTACATTCTTTTCTTTAGGATTCCTTGGTTACCTGAATTCTTACTTTCCAGATTAAATTTCAGAAAATTAGAAAGATCCTTAACTAAAACATCTATGAAAGGTGCATTCTCTCCAGAAGAAATCTCTCTTTATAAAGAAGTTTGGGCAATACCCGGATGTATAAAGTCAATGCTACATTGGTACCGCGCAGCAGTCAAAAATCCTCCTAAATTGATCCGAAGCAGAAAGATCAAAGTCCCTACTAGGATTTTCTGGGGAGAGAAAGACAGGTTTTTAGCGAAAGAAATGGCAGAAGAAACTTTGGAATTATTTTTAGATGTATCCGTTCGTTTCTTTTCTAAAGGCACTCACTGGATCCATCATGAGATCCCTCAGATATTAAATCCTGAATTAGAGTCCTTTTTATTAGAAGAATAG